From the Cucurbita pepo subsp. pepo cultivar mu-cu-16 chromosome LG05, ASM280686v2, whole genome shotgun sequence genome, one window contains:
- the LOC111795039 gene encoding RING-H2 finger protein ATL16-like yields the protein MEPTQKSLHIFESPAFESLTKQQISSYHSPFSSVSDSASPILAVAVLSVMGTVFLLLGYYIFISKCCSNWHHFSLLRRFSSFHSQQHEDPFIALSPTMWNRGLEQSMIGQIPTFRFEKDDEGSGLYGCVVCLSEFQENEMLRVLPKCSHTFHLDCIDVWLQSNSNCPLCRTSISGTTKPPIDHIVAPSSSPQNSQLLSNSLMGSDEDFVVIELGSEDEVVSSTGQQESTISREALVQQPRYHSPKKLENKVGKSKTRKCHHVSIMGDEGINVRAKDEQFFIQPIRRSFSMDSAADQQLYLTVQMIIHQDRQINESSSSSSAENDSRNRRSFFPFRSGRGFKNTILPLESDM from the coding sequence ATGGAACCAACCCAGAAAAGCCTCCATATATTTGAGTCCCCAGCTTTTGAATCGCTCACAAAGCAACAGATTTCAAGCTATCACTCACCATTTTCTAGTGTTTCAGATTCTGCTTCTCCAATTTTAGCTGTTGCAGTTCTGAGTGTGATGGGGACTGTTTTTTTGCTATTGGGTTACTACATTTTCATCAGCAAATGCTGTTCTAACTGGCACCATTTTAGTCTGCTGAGGCGGTTTTCAAGTTTTCATTCCCAACAGCATGAAGATCCTTTCATAGCTCTCTCACCAACAATGTGGAATCGCGGGCTCGAACAGTCGATGATTGGCCAAATCCCAACTTTTCGATTTGAGAAAGACGATGAAGGTAGTGGTCTCTATGGCTGCGTGGTTTGTCTAAGCGAGTTTCAAGAGAACGAGATGTTGAGAGTTCTACCAAAATGCAGCCACACATTTCACTTGGACTGCATTGATGTCTGGCTGCAAAGCAATTCCAATTGCCCTCTTTGCAGAACAAGCATTTCAGGCACAACAAAGCCTCCAATTGATCATATTGTAGCTCCAAGCTCTTCTCCTCAAAACTCTCAGCTCCTTTCCAACAGCCTAATGGGCAGTGATGAAGATTTTGTAGTCATTGAATTAGGTAGTGAAGATGAAGTTGTTTCCTCAACAGGGCAACAAGAAAGTACTATTTCAAGAGAAGCACTGGTTCAGCAGCCCAGATACCATTCTCCTAAAAAACTTGAGAACAAGGTTGGAAAATCCAAAACTCGGAAGTGTCACCATGTTTCAATCATGGGAGATGAGGGCATCAATGTTAGAGCAAAAGATGAACAGTTCTTCATCCAACCCATCAGAAGATCCTTTTCCATGGATTCTGCAGCTGATCAACAGCTTTACTTGACCGTTCAAATGATAATACATCAAGATAGGCAAATCAACGAGTCCAGTAGCAGTAGTAGTGCAGAAAATGACAGCAGAAATCGAAGATCTTTCTTCCCGTTTCGATCCGGACGAGGATTCAAAAACACGATTCTTCCACTCGAGTCAGATATGTAA
- the LOC111795038 gene encoding autophagy-related protein 9-like, with product MMLSGTRGADNVGIFGWKARGESSLTSSLLKDEPQEIELSTYGRLPDPGSESPTGLLDGERLNVEPIADLDLFFERIYSYYCDKGLWCIITKWIVELMSLGFTICFSAFFLLFVDWNGLRNAKCGMDAVESGTKPCDLAKEALHEHPLDHITLSKAIILGYLGIFSVYWIFCFFRFFAQLKDILGIRRFYNNSLHISDNEIQTMPWATILEKVVELQRTYQLCVAKDLSAHDVVMRLMRKENYLIGMLNKGVLAFPISKWVPGAGPVVKLDSSRKHYRLTLTKSLEWTLNWCILQSMFDRNYCVRREFISNPRTLKKRLAVVGVVMLLLSPFLVIFMLVYLFLRHAEQFYNHPSTASSRRWSNLSKWIFREFNEVEHLFKHRINSSVLHASEYLKQFPSPIITIIAKFISFVFGGFAAILIIIAFLEESLLEGHIFGRNLLWYAAVFGTITAISRAAVTDEILVLDPEGVMSMVVQHTHYMPKRWRGKENSEVIRLEFETLFQYTGMMLLEEMVSIFLTPFLLVFIVPERVDDILQFIADFTVHIEGVGHVCSFSAFDFQKHGNSSYGSPHNAPGAERSSQGKMEKSFLSFCSNYPAWEPNAQGKQLLSNLQTFREKMLQRRGHVHQPHEMHQGSRNLVGHRDRNGIFPRELPRANSAAANWTDFLWLDEHQRNFPYLLDHYYTNAPQDIANYSRDVPEEQSELIEQNSRMYWMPPYFTQRKGRYEDYWEEDHLEDRSETHLGASTSAPILRESIFQHQDFNSANPGMKTRWWDRNIASGEQPQTSFMDPPEFNRYTTTMKNLNDNVSERSSEEQQHMEWSDFGKLSGATHLEDIETEELDLHFGDVYSRTPETPKPSASTSFE from the exons ATGATGCTCAGTGGAACAAGAGGTGCAGATAATGTTGGAATTTTTGGATGGAAAGCTCGTGGCGAATCATCTTTAACGTCTTCTTTGCTTAAGGATGAGCCACAAGAGATTGAACTATCCACCTATGGAAGATTGCCAGACCCTGGTAGTGAGAGCCCTACGGGGCTTCTCGATGGGGAGCGTTTAAATGTGGAACCAATAGCTGACCTGGACCTATTCTTTGAAAGGATCTACAGCTATTACTGTGACAAAGGGCTTTGGTGCATCATAACAAAGTGGATAGTGGAGCTTATGAGTCTTGGCTTTACCATATGTTTTTCAGCATTTTTCTTGCTATTTGTTGATTGGAATGGTCTGCGTAATGCCAAGTGTGGGATGGATGCTGTGGAGTCTGGAACTAAACCGTGTGATCTTGCCAAGGAAGCTCTTCATGAGCATCCCTTAGACCATATTACACTGTCAAAAGCTATCATCCTTGGATATTTAGGCATATTTTCtgtttattggattttttgcttttttaggttttttgcACAGCTAAAGGACATTTTAGGAATCCGTCGCTTTTATAACAACAG TCTCCACATATCTGACAATGAAATCCAAACTATGCCATGGGCAACAATTCTTGAGAAGGTTGTTGAGCTGCAAAGAACTTATCAGCTCTGTGTGGCTAAGGATCTTTCTGCTCATGATGTGGTTATGCGATTAATGCGGAAAGAGAACTACCTGATTGGTATGCTTAACAAAGGTGTACTTGCTTTTCCAATCTCAAAGTGGGTCCCAGGTGCTGGCCCGGTTGTGAAATTGGACTCTTCTAGGAAGCATTATCGATTAACATTGACAAAAAGTCTAGAATGGACCTTAAATTGGTGCATACTACAGAGCATGTTTGATCG TAATTACTGTGTTAGAAGGGAGTTCATATCCAATCCTAGAACGTTAAAGAAAAGGCTTGCGGTAGTTGGAGTGGTGATGCTCCTGCTTTCTCCATTTCTTGTCATATTCATGTTGGTATACCTCTTCCTGAGGCACGCTGAGCAGTTCTATAACCACCCAAGTACAGCATCATCTCGAAGGTGGTCAAATTTGTCAAAGTGGATTTTTAGGGAATTTAATGAG GTCGAGCATTTGTTCAAACACCGGATCAATAGCAGTGTGCTTCATGCTTCAGAGTATCTAAAGCAATTTCCCTCTCCcattattacaataattgcaAAGTTCATCTCATTTGTCTTTGGTGGCTTTGCTGCTATTCTGATCATCATTGCTTTTCTGGAGGAATCTTTACTGGAGGGCCAT ATATTCGGCCGCAACCTCCTCTGGTATGCTGCTGTTTTTGGAACTATAACTGCTATTAGTCGGGCAGCAGTTAcagatgaaattttagttctAGATCCTGAGGGGGTGATGTCTATGGTTGTCCAGCATACGCATTATATGCCGAAGAGATGGCGTGGCAAAGAAAATTCCGAGGTTATCCGACTAGAATTTGAAACCCTTTTCCAG TATACAGGAATGATGTTACTTGAGGAGATGGTCTCCATTTTTCTCACCCCATTCTTGCTTGTGTTCATTGTTCCAGAG aGGGTGGATGACATCTTGCAGTTCATTGCAGACTTCACAGTTCATATTGAAGGTGTTGGTCATGTTTGCAG TTTCAGTGCCTTTGACTTCCAAAAACATGGAAATAGCAGTTATGGGTCACCACATAATGCACCAGGCGCAGAGAGAAGCTCACAGGGGAAAATGGAGAAATCATTCTTGAG TTTCTGTAGTAATTATCCTGCATGGGAACCAAATGCTCAGGGGAAACAGTTACTGTCAAACCTACAGACTTTTAGGGAGAAAATGTTGCAGCGACGGGGACATGTACATCAGCCGCATGAAATGCATCAAGGGAGTCGCAATTTGGTCGGTCATCGGGATAGGAATGGGATTTTTCCGAGGGAACTACCTCGTGCAAATTCAGCGGCTGCTAATTGGACAGATTTTCTATGGCTAGATGAACACCAAAGAAACTTTCCATACCTACTCGATCATTATTACACAAACGCACCACAAGATATAGCCAATTACTCTAGGGACGTCCCTGAAGAACAATCTGAATTGATAGAGCAGAACTCCAGAATGTATTGGATGCCACCCTACTTCactcaaagaaaaggaaggtaCGAAGATTACTGGGAGGAAGATCATCTCGAGGATCGATCAGAAACTCATCTTGGGGCCTCCACGTCCGCTCCTATCCTTCGCGAAAGCATATTTCAGCATCAAGATTTTAACAGTGCAAATCCTGGTATGAAGACTCGGTGGTGGGATCGAAATATTGCGTCTGGTGAACAACCCCAAACAAGTTTCATGGATCCTCCCGAGTTCAACAGGTACACTACTACCATGAAGAATCTCAATGATAATGTCTCAGAAAGAAGCTCAGAGGAGCAACAACACATGGAATGGAGCGATTTCGGGAAGTTGTCTGGAGCTACCCACTTAGAAGATATAGAGACTGAAGAATTGGATCTTCATTTTGGAGATGTGTACAGCAGAACTCCAGAAACTCCAAAACCTTCTGCATCTACAAGCTTTGAgtaa